In the Pygocentrus nattereri isolate fPygNat1 chromosome 19, fPygNat1.pri, whole genome shotgun sequence genome, one interval contains:
- the mtf2 gene encoding metal-response element-binding transcription factor 2 isoform X3, translating to MQLPTFTDGDSGEEMLCTICQNESSEPPNEMVICDKCGQGYHQLCHTPIIDSSVIASDDKWLCRQCVFATTTKRGGARKKGPNAKALQEMKQSLPYTLDELEWDQGHKTNTQQCYCYCGGPGDWYLKMLQCNRCKQWFHEACIQCFERPMLNGDRFYLFVCSVCSSGPEYLKRLPLKWVDVAHLSLYNLSVIHKKKYFDSELELISYINENWDGLQLGELADTPKSERYDRILEALNNNPAMFISGKEIKKKKHLFGLRIRFPPSPHSSETPSDKEQETASQEIKIKGRKSNKPSHSSSTVTNGVMKKGKRKHNSHSLETLAKLRRSDGLLAQKDVKLPSLDSNSLDVMTAKSIKSEKSVPSSSTSDVESVGATTMSETTSTSISSLSSPSQTHSDRLWPVAQPPVKRRRGRPRRALQPPNPEIPPRPEPLSPSVPEPAFSRLHPTDFLQSLDPNAQLSHLKSSISSYFGAAGRMACGEKYRVLARRVTEDGKVQYLVEWEGVTAS from the exons ATGCAGCTGCCTACGTTTACTGATG GAGACAGTGGAGAGGAGATGCTTTGCACCATTTGTCAGAATGAAAGCTCAGAGCCGCCCAACGAAATGGTCATCTGCGACAAGTGTGGACAAG GATACCATCAACTCTGCCACACCCCCATCATCGACTCCAGCGTCATCGCTTCTGATGATAAATGGCTCTGCAGACAGTGTGTTTTTGCCACAACAACGAAG AGGGGCGGTGCACGCAAGAAGGGGCCGAACGCTAAAGCCCTGCAGGAGATGAAGCAGTCTCTGCCGTACACCctggatgagctggagtgggaTCAGGGCCACAAAACCAACACCCAGCAGTGCTACTGCTACTGCGGAGGGCCTGGAGA CTGGTATTTGAAGATGCTGCAGTGCAACAGGTGTAAGCAGTGGTTTCACGAGGCTTGCATCCAGTGCTTTGAAAGGCCTATGCTGAATGGAGACAG GTTCTATCTTTTTGTTTGTTCAGTTTGCAGTAGTGGACCAGAGTACCTCAAACGACTGCCTCTCAAATG GGTAGATGTTGCACACCTGAGCCTCTACAATCTGAGTGTTATTCATAAAAAGAAATACTTTGATTCAGAACTGGAGCTCATATCTTATATCAACGAGAACTGGGATGGGCTACAGCTTGGAGAG CTTGCGGACACCCCCAAATCAGAGCGATATGATAGAATCCTGGAAGCACTTAATAACAACCCTGCGAT GTTCATTTCtgggaaagagataaagaagaagaagcaccTCTTTGGATTACGGATCCGCTTCCCTCCATCCCCCCACAGCTCAGAGACCCCCTCAGACAAGGAGCAAGAAACGGCCTCTCAGGAGATTAAGATCAAAGGCAGGAAGTCCAACAAGCCCTCACACTCGTccag cacgGTCACCAATGGAGTcatgaagaaaggaaagaggaaaCACAACTCGCACTCCTTGGAGACGCTGGCCAAACTAAGACGATCAGATGGACTTCTGGCTCAG AAAGATGTGAAGTTGCCCTCACTAGACAGCAACTCGCTGGATGTGATGACTGCTAAAAG CATCAAAAGTGAAAAGTCTGTGCCGTCATCAAGTACCTCAGATGTCGAATCCGTTGGTGCCACCACTATGAGTGAAACTACCTCAACAAGCATATCCAG CCTGAGCAGCCCCAGCCAGACTCACTCGGACCGCCTGTGGCCTGTCGCTCAGCCTCCAGTGAAGAGGCGTCGTGGCCGGCCTCGGAGAGCGCTTCAACCCCCAAACCCTGAAATCCCACCCCGCCCTGAGCCCCTCAGCCCCAGCGTCCCAGAGCCGGCCTTCTCACGGCTCCACCCCACAGACTTTCTGCAGAGCCTGGACCCCAATgcccagctcagccacctcaaGAGCTCCATCAGTAGCTACTTCGGGGCCGCCGGCCGCATGGCCTGTGGGGAAAAGTACCGGGTCCTGGCCCGTAGAGTGACCGAAGATGGTAAAGTGCAGTACCTGGTGGAGTGGGAGGGGGTCACTGCTTCATGA
- the mtf2 gene encoding metal-response element-binding transcription factor 2 isoform X1 has translation MRDSTVANSPGSHQKSPSHHKDKSPVSLSKLSPKDGQSDTARLANKFEEGQDVLARWSDGLFYLGTIEKINKQKHNCLVVFEDQSKSWVLWKDIQTGDSGEEMLCTICQNESSEPPNEMVICDKCGQGYHQLCHTPIIDSSVIASDDKWLCRQCVFATTTKRGGARKKGPNAKALQEMKQSLPYTLDELEWDQGHKTNTQQCYCYCGGPGDWYLKMLQCNRCKQWFHEACIQCFERPMLNGDRFYLFVCSVCSSGPEYLKRLPLKWVDVAHLSLYNLSVIHKKKYFDSELELISYINENWDGLQLGELADTPKSERYDRILEALNNNPAMFISGKEIKKKKHLFGLRIRFPPSPHSSETPSDKEQETASQEIKIKGRKSNKPSHSSSTVTNGVMKKGKRKHNSHSLETLAKLRRSDGLLAQKDVKLPSLDSNSLDVMTAKSIKSEKSVPSSSTSDVESVGATTMSETTSTSISSLSSPSQTHSDRLWPVAQPPVKRRRGRPRRALQPPNPEIPPRPEPLSPSVPEPAFSRLHPTDFLQSLDPNAQLSHLKSSISSYFGAAGRMACGEKYRVLARRVTEDGKVQYLVEWEGVTAS, from the exons AGACTCAACGGTCGCAAACAGCCCGGGGTCCCATCAGAAGTCTCCTTCCCACCATAAAGACAAGTCTCCGGTGTCCCTGTCCAAACTCTCCCCCAAAGATGGGCAGAGTGACACGGCCAGACTCGCAAACAAGTTTGAGGAGGGGCAGGATGTTTTAGCTCGATGGTCAGATGGCCTGTTTTACCTGGGGACAATCGAGAAG ataaacaaacaaaagcataaCTGTTTAGTGGTTTTTGAAGATCAGTCCAAATCGTGGGTTCTTTGGAAGGACATTCAGACAG GAGACAGTGGAGAGGAGATGCTTTGCACCATTTGTCAGAATGAAAGCTCAGAGCCGCCCAACGAAATGGTCATCTGCGACAAGTGTGGACAAG GATACCATCAACTCTGCCACACCCCCATCATCGACTCCAGCGTCATCGCTTCTGATGATAAATGGCTCTGCAGACAGTGTGTTTTTGCCACAACAACGAAG AGGGGCGGTGCACGCAAGAAGGGGCCGAACGCTAAAGCCCTGCAGGAGATGAAGCAGTCTCTGCCGTACACCctggatgagctggagtgggaTCAGGGCCACAAAACCAACACCCAGCAGTGCTACTGCTACTGCGGAGGGCCTGGAGA CTGGTATTTGAAGATGCTGCAGTGCAACAGGTGTAAGCAGTGGTTTCACGAGGCTTGCATCCAGTGCTTTGAAAGGCCTATGCTGAATGGAGACAG GTTCTATCTTTTTGTTTGTTCAGTTTGCAGTAGTGGACCAGAGTACCTCAAACGACTGCCTCTCAAATG GGTAGATGTTGCACACCTGAGCCTCTACAATCTGAGTGTTATTCATAAAAAGAAATACTTTGATTCAGAACTGGAGCTCATATCTTATATCAACGAGAACTGGGATGGGCTACAGCTTGGAGAG CTTGCGGACACCCCCAAATCAGAGCGATATGATAGAATCCTGGAAGCACTTAATAACAACCCTGCGAT GTTCATTTCtgggaaagagataaagaagaagaagcaccTCTTTGGATTACGGATCCGCTTCCCTCCATCCCCCCACAGCTCAGAGACCCCCTCAGACAAGGAGCAAGAAACGGCCTCTCAGGAGATTAAGATCAAAGGCAGGAAGTCCAACAAGCCCTCACACTCGTccag cacgGTCACCAATGGAGTcatgaagaaaggaaagaggaaaCACAACTCGCACTCCTTGGAGACGCTGGCCAAACTAAGACGATCAGATGGACTTCTGGCTCAG AAAGATGTGAAGTTGCCCTCACTAGACAGCAACTCGCTGGATGTGATGACTGCTAAAAG CATCAAAAGTGAAAAGTCTGTGCCGTCATCAAGTACCTCAGATGTCGAATCCGTTGGTGCCACCACTATGAGTGAAACTACCTCAACAAGCATATCCAG CCTGAGCAGCCCCAGCCAGACTCACTCGGACCGCCTGTGGCCTGTCGCTCAGCCTCCAGTGAAGAGGCGTCGTGGCCGGCCTCGGAGAGCGCTTCAACCCCCAAACCCTGAAATCCCACCCCGCCCTGAGCCCCTCAGCCCCAGCGTCCCAGAGCCGGCCTTCTCACGGCTCCACCCCACAGACTTTCTGCAGAGCCTGGACCCCAATgcccagctcagccacctcaaGAGCTCCATCAGTAGCTACTTCGGGGCCGCCGGCCGCATGGCCTGTGGGGAAAAGTACCGGGTCCTGGCCCGTAGAGTGACCGAAGATGGTAAAGTGCAGTACCTGGTGGAGTGGGAGGGGGTCACTGCTTCATGA
- the mtf2 gene encoding metal-response element-binding transcription factor 2 isoform X2, translated as MRDSTVANSPGSHQKSPSHHKDKSPVSLSKLSPKDGQSDTARLANKFEEGQDVLARWSDGLFYLGTIEKINKQKHNCLVVFEDQSKSWVLWKDIQTGDSGEEMLCTICQNESSEPPNEMVICDKCGQGYHQLCHTPIIDSSVIASDDKWLCRQCVFATTTKRGGARKKGPNAKALQEMKQSLPYTLDELEWDQGHKTNTQQCYCYCGGPGDWYLKMLQCNRCKQWFHEACIQCFERPMLNGDRFYLFVCSVCSSGPEYLKRLPLKWVDVAHLSLYNLSVIHKKKYFDSELELISYINENWDGLQLGELADTPKSERYDRILEALNNNPAMFISGKEIKKKKHLFGLRIRFPPSPHSSETPSDKEQETASQEIKIKGRKSNKPSHSSSTVTNGVMKKGKRKHNSHSLETLAKLRRSDGLLAQKDVKLPSLDSNSLDVMTAKSIKSEKSVPSSSTSDVESVGATTMSETTSTSISSPDSPMDPTEQPEQPQPDSLGPPVACRSASSEEASWPASESASTPKP; from the exons AGACTCAACGGTCGCAAACAGCCCGGGGTCCCATCAGAAGTCTCCTTCCCACCATAAAGACAAGTCTCCGGTGTCCCTGTCCAAACTCTCCCCCAAAGATGGGCAGAGTGACACGGCCAGACTCGCAAACAAGTTTGAGGAGGGGCAGGATGTTTTAGCTCGATGGTCAGATGGCCTGTTTTACCTGGGGACAATCGAGAAG ataaacaaacaaaagcataaCTGTTTAGTGGTTTTTGAAGATCAGTCCAAATCGTGGGTTCTTTGGAAGGACATTCAGACAG GAGACAGTGGAGAGGAGATGCTTTGCACCATTTGTCAGAATGAAAGCTCAGAGCCGCCCAACGAAATGGTCATCTGCGACAAGTGTGGACAAG GATACCATCAACTCTGCCACACCCCCATCATCGACTCCAGCGTCATCGCTTCTGATGATAAATGGCTCTGCAGACAGTGTGTTTTTGCCACAACAACGAAG AGGGGCGGTGCACGCAAGAAGGGGCCGAACGCTAAAGCCCTGCAGGAGATGAAGCAGTCTCTGCCGTACACCctggatgagctggagtgggaTCAGGGCCACAAAACCAACACCCAGCAGTGCTACTGCTACTGCGGAGGGCCTGGAGA CTGGTATTTGAAGATGCTGCAGTGCAACAGGTGTAAGCAGTGGTTTCACGAGGCTTGCATCCAGTGCTTTGAAAGGCCTATGCTGAATGGAGACAG GTTCTATCTTTTTGTTTGTTCAGTTTGCAGTAGTGGACCAGAGTACCTCAAACGACTGCCTCTCAAATG GGTAGATGTTGCACACCTGAGCCTCTACAATCTGAGTGTTATTCATAAAAAGAAATACTTTGATTCAGAACTGGAGCTCATATCTTATATCAACGAGAACTGGGATGGGCTACAGCTTGGAGAG CTTGCGGACACCCCCAAATCAGAGCGATATGATAGAATCCTGGAAGCACTTAATAACAACCCTGCGAT GTTCATTTCtgggaaagagataaagaagaagaagcaccTCTTTGGATTACGGATCCGCTTCCCTCCATCCCCCCACAGCTCAGAGACCCCCTCAGACAAGGAGCAAGAAACGGCCTCTCAGGAGATTAAGATCAAAGGCAGGAAGTCCAACAAGCCCTCACACTCGTccag cacgGTCACCAATGGAGTcatgaagaaaggaaagaggaaaCACAACTCGCACTCCTTGGAGACGCTGGCCAAACTAAGACGATCAGATGGACTTCTGGCTCAG AAAGATGTGAAGTTGCCCTCACTAGACAGCAACTCGCTGGATGTGATGACTGCTAAAAG CATCAAAAGTGAAAAGTCTGTGCCGTCATCAAGTACCTCAGATGTCGAATCCGTTGGTGCCACCACTATGAGTGAAACTACCTCAACAAGCATATCCAG CCCAGATTCCCCCATGGAccctacagagcag CCTGAGCAGCCCCAGCCAGACTCACTCGGACCGCCTGTGGCCTGTCGCTCAGCCTCCAGTGAAGAGGCGTCGTGGCCGGCCTCGGAGAGCGCTTCAACCCCCAAACCCTGA